One stretch of Aquimarina sp. Aq107 DNA includes these proteins:
- a CDS encoding DUF3108 domain-containing protein encodes MKRYILLLLILISASSVAQENHKSFENGEWFKFKIRYGVFTASYATLEVKDEMLNGMPVHHIIGTGKSSGLLSVFFKVEDYYETYVDKNEIKPYRFIRKINEGGHTKDIEINFDHDNKKAQVFNKKYNKKETFSTKDNIQDMMSSFYYLRNNIDVSSLKKGDEQFVNMFFDNENYLFKLRFLGRETIKMNGNKIRCLKFRPIVQAERVFKEEESLTVWVSDDDNRMPIRIKADILVGSINADLIAYKGLKHPLKIVID; translated from the coding sequence ATGAAAAGATATATTCTTTTATTACTAATCTTAATCTCAGCTTCCTCGGTTGCGCAAGAAAACCATAAGTCTTTTGAAAATGGAGAATGGTTTAAATTTAAAATCCGTTACGGAGTTTTTACAGCCAGTTATGCTACCTTAGAAGTTAAAGACGAAATGCTTAATGGAATGCCTGTGCACCATATTATTGGAACGGGTAAATCTTCAGGACTTTTAAGTGTGTTTTTTAAAGTAGAAGATTATTATGAAACATACGTAGATAAAAACGAAATAAAACCTTATAGGTTTATTCGTAAGATTAATGAGGGAGGACATACTAAGGATATCGAAATTAATTTTGATCACGATAATAAAAAAGCGCAAGTATTCAATAAAAAATACAATAAGAAAGAAACCTTCAGCACCAAAGACAACATACAGGATATGATGTCTTCATTTTATTACTTAAGAAATAATATTGATGTATCTTCGCTTAAGAAAGGTGATGAGCAATTTGTCAATATGTTTTTTGACAATGAAAATTACCTATTCAAATTGCGCTTTTTAGGACGAGAAACAATAAAAATGAATGGAAATAAAATTCGTTGTTTAAAGTTTCGTCCAATTGTACAAGCCGAAAGAGTATTTAAAGAAGAGGAAAGTTTGACTGTTTGGGTAAGTGATGATGATAATCGTATGCCAATTAGAATAAAAGCTGATATTCTCGTAGGATCTATTAATGCAGATCTAATAGCTTACAAAGGTCTTAAACACCCTCTCAAAATTGTTATAGATTAA
- the hppD gene encoding 4-hydroxyphenylpyruvate dioxygenase, with protein sequence MSTNINPQNLEKIIPEAEDFLPLLGTDYVELYVGNAKQAAYYYQTAWGFQPIAYAGLETGLKDRVSYVLRQDKITLILTSPLQPDGDINRHINAHGDGVKVVALWVDDATKSYEETTKRGAKSYMEPVTREDKDGTVVFSGIHTYGETVHIFVERKNYNGVFLPGYIAWNKPYNTESTGLKYIDHMVGNVGWNEMNKWCEFYAKVMGFAQLVSFDDKDISTEYTALMSKVMSNGNGRIKFPINEPAEGRKKSQIEEYIDFYNGAGVQHMALATDNIIETVSALQQRGVEFLTVPASYYETVLDRVGEIDEDLEPLKELGILIDRDDEGYLLQIFTKPVLDRPTMFFEIIQRKGAQSFGKGNFKALFEAIEREQEQRGTL encoded by the coding sequence ATGTCAACAAATATAAATCCCCAAAATTTAGAAAAAATAATTCCTGAAGCAGAAGACTTTTTACCTCTTTTAGGTACTGATTATGTAGAACTATATGTCGGTAATGCGAAACAAGCTGCATACTATTATCAGACAGCTTGGGGATTTCAACCTATAGCTTATGCCGGATTAGAGACTGGGCTTAAAGACCGTGTTTCTTATGTTCTACGTCAAGACAAAATTACATTGATACTTACTTCGCCTTTACAACCTGATGGAGACATCAATAGACATATCAATGCACATGGTGATGGAGTCAAAGTTGTCGCTCTTTGGGTAGATGATGCAACAAAAAGCTATGAAGAAACTACCAAACGAGGGGCTAAATCTTATATGGAACCAGTTACAAGAGAAGATAAAGATGGTACGGTTGTATTTTCTGGCATACATACCTATGGCGAAACTGTTCACATTTTTGTAGAAAGAAAAAATTATAACGGTGTATTCTTACCAGGATATATCGCTTGGAATAAACCATATAACACCGAATCTACAGGTCTTAAATATATTGATCATATGGTTGGTAATGTTGGCTGGAATGAAATGAATAAATGGTGTGAGTTTTATGCTAAAGTTATGGGGTTTGCTCAATTAGTCTCTTTTGATGATAAAGATATTTCTACAGAATATACTGCTTTGATGAGTAAGGTAATGAGTAATGGTAACGGTAGAATTAAGTTCCCTATAAACGAGCCGGCAGAAGGAAGAAAAAAATCTCAAATCGAAGAGTATATTGATTTTTATAACGGAGCAGGTGTACAGCATATGGCACTAGCAACTGATAATATTATAGAAACAGTTTCTGCGCTTCAACAAAGAGGAGTTGAATTTCTTACGGTACCTGCTAGTTATTATGAAACCGTTTTGGATAGAGTTGGAGAAATTGATGAAGATCTAGAACCTTTAAAAGAACTTGGAATTCTAATTGATAGAGATGATGAGGGATATCTCTTGCAGATTTTTACTAAACCTGTTTTAGATAGACCAACTATGTTTTTTGAAATAATCCAACGAAAAGGAGCTCAATCCTTTGGAAAAGGAAATTTTAAAGCGTTATTCGAAGCAATAGAAAGAGAACAAGAACAAAGAGGTACACTGTAA
- a CDS encoding homogentisate 1,2-dioxygenase, which produces MPFYHSLGKIPPKRHTIFRKPDGNLFYEQLFGTIGFDGMSTNLYHYQRPTQVKEIKGSYSVAPEIAIKNNIKSYRLHGFNVTPEKDYLNSRKNVLTNSDVSIILSAPKESTSEYFYKNTDADELIFVHRGSGKFRSHLGNLDFKYGDYILIPRGTIYKLDFDTTENRLFIVESRRPIYTPKRYRNWFGQLLEHSPFCERDLRAPYELESNDEKGDFLIKVKKQDEIFDMVYASHPFDVVGYDGFNFPYAFSIHDFEPITGRVHQPPPVHQTFETDAFVVCSFVPRLYDYHPQSIPAPYNHSNIDSDEVLYYVDGDFMSRNDIDAGHISLHPAGIPHGPHPGAAERSIGKTKTDELAVMVDTFKPLMVTKEAMKIADEDYHKSWLE; this is translated from the coding sequence ATGCCTTTTTATCATTCTCTAGGTAAAATACCACCTAAGCGCCATACTATTTTTAGAAAACCAGATGGCAATCTATTCTATGAACAATTATTCGGAACCATTGGTTTTGATGGAATGTCTACCAATCTATATCATTATCAGCGACCTACTCAGGTAAAAGAAATTAAAGGAAGCTATAGTGTAGCTCCAGAAATTGCAATTAAAAACAATATTAAATCGTATAGACTACACGGTTTTAATGTTACACCAGAAAAAGATTATTTAAATAGTAGAAAAAATGTACTTACTAATAGTGATGTGAGTATTATTTTATCGGCTCCTAAGGAATCTACTTCAGAATATTTCTATAAAAACACAGATGCAGATGAATTAATTTTTGTGCATCGAGGAAGTGGTAAATTTAGAAGTCATTTAGGTAATTTAGATTTCAAATATGGAGATTATATTCTCATTCCACGTGGTACTATTTATAAGTTAGATTTTGACACCACTGAAAATCGTTTGTTTATTGTAGAGTCCAGAAGACCTATTTATACACCAAAAAGATATAGAAATTGGTTTGGTCAATTGTTAGAACATTCTCCTTTTTGTGAACGAGATTTAAGAGCTCCATATGAATTGGAAAGTAATGATGAAAAAGGTGATTTTCTAATCAAAGTAAAAAAACAAGACGAAATTTTTGATATGGTCTATGCATCACATCCTTTTGATGTTGTTGGGTATGATGGATTCAATTTTCCATATGCATTTTCGATTCACGATTTTGAACCTATTACCGGAAGAGTTCATCAACCACCACCAGTACATCAAACTTTTGAAACAGATGCGTTCGTAGTTTGTTCATTTGTTCCTCGATTATATGATTACCACCCACAAAGTATTCCTGCACCTTATAATCACAGTAATATAGATAGCGATGAAGTATTATATTACGTAGATGGTGATTTTATGAGTAGAAATGATATTGATGCCGGTCATATATCCCTGCATCCAGCCGGAATTCCACACGGACCACATCCAGGAGCAGCTGAAAGAAGCATCGGTAAAACAAAAACAGATGAATTAGCTGTAATGGTTGACACTTTTAAACCTCTTATGGTTACTAAAGAGGCAATGAAAATAGCTGATGAAGATTATCACAAATCCTGGTTAGAATAA
- a CDS encoding patatin-like phospholipase family protein encodes MRSTTNKVLHILLLIVVFFAFKTGWSQDQGTPEIDDKSEERDIKVGLVLSGGGAKGLAHIGALKIIEEAGIRIDYIGGTSMGAIVGSLYASGYNAQELDSIFRAVDFNVLIQDDLPRKAKTFYEREDSEKYALTLPFDNFKVGLPQGLSKGQNFFNEFARLTSHVHEINDFSKLPIPFFCISTDIATGKQVLLDKGYLPEAVSASGALPSIFSPIELNGVLMTDGGVANNYPIKEIREKGAEIVIGIDVQDSLIPRDQLNSATNIMLQISNFRTINDMKSKMPETDIYIKPSISEFSLISFDQADKIIANGEKAAFANYEKLREIKRLQKTSSPRIKIPKNSDTLLINSLVISGNKRYTRSYIKGKLKLKLNNPKTTTYKKLYEGINNLSATGNFDRVSHRLIDKKDGKELVLNVKESENTMLLRLALHYDDLYQTAALVNFTKKSLLFNNDVLSFDVALGDNIRYNLDYYIDKGFYWSIGLKNSLNRFNRNVEYELVREDFSLPDIEVNKINLDYLDFKTQFYLETLLNQTFSLGLGAEYRRFRLISETIGEDEDQLPRVVFDNSNYWSALSYLKFDSYNNKYFPSSGFFFDGQVNYYLFDDNPNSTDSNFVIAKADFGYAFKVFEKTAINLGVSAGNRWEEQNVRSLNFFVGGFGAKMINNNIPFYGYDFLSIVGDSFAKASVTLDYEIFPKNHINLAANYANVGTKLFDTGDWLKSPEYSGYALGYGLETFAGPVQVKYSYSPEQKEGEWYFSIGFWF; translated from the coding sequence ATGCGATCTACCACGAACAAAGTTTTACATATACTATTACTAATTGTGGTATTCTTTGCTTTTAAAACAGGTTGGTCTCAAGATCAAGGCACTCCAGAAATTGACGATAAATCAGAAGAGCGAGATATTAAGGTAGGATTAGTTCTAAGTGGAGGTGGTGCTAAAGGGTTAGCACATATTGGCGCATTAAAGATTATAGAAGAAGCGGGGATTAGAATAGATTATATTGGTGGGACAAGCATGGGAGCAATTGTAGGTTCGCTATATGCTTCTGGGTACAATGCTCAAGAATTAGATTCAATATTTAGAGCTGTGGATTTTAATGTACTTATCCAAGATGATTTACCAAGAAAAGCAAAAACTTTTTATGAACGCGAAGATTCAGAAAAATATGCATTAACATTACCTTTTGATAATTTTAAAGTTGGATTACCACAAGGGTTGTCAAAAGGTCAGAACTTTTTTAATGAATTCGCTCGCTTAACCTCTCATGTACATGAAATTAACGATTTCAGTAAGCTTCCAATTCCTTTTTTCTGTATATCTACAGATATTGCAACAGGAAAACAGGTTCTATTAGACAAAGGATACTTACCTGAGGCCGTTTCAGCCAGCGGAGCTTTACCATCTATTTTTAGTCCAATCGAATTAAACGGAGTTTTAATGACTGATGGTGGGGTTGCTAATAATTATCCCATTAAAGAAATACGTGAAAAAGGAGCCGAAATAGTTATCGGAATAGATGTTCAAGATAGTCTAATACCAAGAGATCAATTAAACTCTGCAACTAATATAATGCTGCAGATCAGCAATTTTAGAACTATTAATGACATGAAATCTAAAATGCCTGAAACCGATATATACATAAAACCCTCTATTTCGGAATTCTCTTTAATATCTTTTGATCAAGCTGATAAAATTATTGCTAATGGAGAAAAAGCAGCTTTTGCCAATTATGAAAAATTAAGAGAAATAAAAAGGCTTCAAAAAACTTCTAGTCCAAGAATAAAAATTCCTAAAAATTCAGACACACTTCTAATTAACAGCCTTGTCATTTCGGGAAATAAAAGATACACAAGATCATATATTAAAGGTAAATTAAAACTAAAATTAAACAATCCCAAAACCACTACGTACAAGAAACTATATGAAGGAATAAATAACTTATCTGCTACTGGTAATTTTGATCGAGTAAGTCACCGATTAATTGATAAAAAAGATGGAAAAGAACTAGTGCTTAATGTAAAAGAATCAGAGAATACTATGCTGTTACGTTTAGCATTGCATTATGATGATTTATATCAAACAGCAGCTCTAGTCAATTTTACTAAAAAAAGTTTACTATTTAATAATGATGTTCTTTCATTTGATGTCGCTTTAGGAGATAATATAAGGTACAATCTGGACTATTATATTGACAAAGGATTTTATTGGAGTATAGGATTAAAAAATAGTCTAAATCGTTTTAATCGAAATGTAGAATATGAATTGGTAAGAGAAGATTTTAGCTTGCCAGATATCGAAGTGAATAAGATTAATCTAGATTACTTAGATTTTAAAACCCAATTTTACTTAGAAACGTTATTAAACCAAACTTTTTCTTTAGGCCTCGGGGCAGAATATCGAAGATTTCGTCTTATTTCTGAAACCATTGGAGAAGATGAAGATCAATTGCCAAGAGTTGTATTTGATAACAGCAACTATTGGAGTGCACTATCTTACTTAAAGTTTGATAGCTATAATAATAAGTATTTTCCTTCTTCAGGGTTTTTCTTTGATGGACAGGTTAATTATTACTTGTTCGATGATAATCCCAATAGTACTGATAGTAATTTTGTTATTGCAAAAGCTGATTTTGGATATGCCTTTAAAGTTTTTGAAAAAACTGCTATTAATTTAGGGGTAAGTGCTGGTAACAGATGGGAAGAACAAAATGTAAGAAGTTTAAATTTCTTTGTTGGTGGTTTTGGTGCAAAAATGATCAACAATAATATTCCATTTTATGGATATGATTTCTTAAGTATCGTAGGAGATAGTTTTGCCAAAGCCTCTGTTACCTTAGACTATGAAATCTTTCCAAAAAATCATATTAATTTAGCAGCTAATTATGCTAATGTTGGCACTAAATTATTTGATACTGGAGATTGGTTAAAATCCCCTGAGTATTCTGGATATGCTTTGGGATATGGTCTAGAAACTTTTGCAGGTCCGGTACAAGTAAAATATTCTTATTCTCCTGAACAAAAAGAAGGAGAATGGTATTTCAGTATTGGTTTTTGGTTTTAA